Proteins co-encoded in one Lineus longissimus chromosome 11, tnLinLong1.2, whole genome shotgun sequence genomic window:
- the LOC135495436 gene encoding uncharacterized protein LOC135495436 isoform X3, whose translation MGCLILIISTRYCGLNGSTDVMELHVDGDTSQDRGDKESKLNVDRYPVDPRLIMDTLIDISQEESDKQLFQPRVEMLLDSPQENPENARFHGWITFPIFYQKPSVNNERRKRKSNLYSGPAEMEDFYLFKKKPYVLLPDYWHPGVMWRSVVESDTYRYVDDNGCYRYLKTNAALGKDQSELNGQFQRRTLPLAPTRREIQQEITRDLRHVVESHEEQTSSYTPTNNIELHDSVSGPIKLVVEKLGKPDDNPHPVSEPGDYLGDAVGVDQSDCPFQLPSMDVPLLSKAFADRLMENFSSKISVLEEQIRKDAKIKMLQKSTESTTPNIVQYRRSSLQDLTPETINAISQSNYPGLDKKGSFPQSTFEVIKVFSDPGKKPQKFPLKPLEKVTPGMRQVVDMHKMQIAHLRYNSVKGNSDNCITTGYSFNDSEVNPIHLKDDEKVKLDSHTPKDKYLNINNMDAVGLVKSGDTGLARRSSSKPMSGHKKGQANVTKPKRSKSFLYEQVEKKLTGFHSAPVGKPKRDSKDTQNVARRLLPELMGKKMPATVSIQKWL comes from the exons ATGGGCTGCCTGATCTTGATCATATCAACTAGATACTGTG gGTTGAATGGATCCACTGATGTCATGGAACTTCATGTAGATGGTGACACATCTCAAGATAGGGGTGATAAAGAGTCAAAACTAAATGTGGACCGATATCCTGTTGACCCAAGACTAATAATGGATACTCTCATAGATATCAGCCAGGAAGAGAGTGACAAACagttattccagccaagagtgGAGATGCTTCTTGATTCTCCACAAGAAAATCCAGAGAATGCTAGGTTTCATGGTTGGATTACATTTCCGATATTTTATCAGAAGCCTTCAGTGAATAATGAACGGAGAAAGCGGAAATCCAATCTGTATTCTGGTCCTGCAGAAATGGaggatttttatttgtttaagaAAAAGCCCTATGTGCTCTTACCTGATTATTGGCATCCCGGTGTAATGTGGCGATCAGTTGTTGAATCGGACACTTACAGATATGTTGATGATAATGGCTGCTACAGATATTTGAAAACTAATGCAGCATTAGGCAAAGATCAATCTGAACTGAATGGTCAGTTTCAAAGAAGGACCCTTCCTCTTGCTCCAACTCGGAGGGAGATTCAGCAGGAGATTACAAGAGATTTACGTCATGTTGTAGAATCTCATGAAGAACAGACCAGCTCTTATACCCCAACGAATAACATTGAACTTCATGACTCTGTTTCTGGTCCAATAAAATTGGTTGTTGAAAAATTAGGTAAGCCAGACGACAATCCCCATCCTGTGTCTGAGCCTGGTGATTATCTGGGGGATGCCGTAGGAGTAGACCAGTCTGACTGTCCATTTCAGCTCCCGTCTATGGATGTGCCTCTTCTCAGTAAGGCTTTTGCTGATCGCCTGATGGAGAATTTCTCCTCTAAGATATCTGTATTAGAGGAACAAATTCGAAAGGATGCAAAAATTAAGATGCTGCAAAAATCAACCGAGAGTACAACACCAAATATTGTTCAATATCGTAGATCGTCATTACAGGATTTGACGCCTGAAACTATTAATGCTATTAGTCAATCAAATTATCCAGGTTTAGATAAAAAGGGTTCATTTCCACAAAGCACATTCGAAGTTATCAAAGTTTTCAGTGACCCAGGAAAAAAGCCGCAGAAATTTCCTCTGAAACCTTTGGAGAAAGTGACTCCAGGCATGCGCCAAGTTGTTGACATGCATAAAATGCAAATTGCCCATTTACGTTATAACTCAGTGAAAGGAAATAGTGACAACTGTATCACTACCGGGTATTCCTTTAATGATTCTGAGGTCAACCCAATTCATCTCAAAGATGATGAAAAAGTCAAATTAGATTCCCACACTCCAAAAGACAAGTACCTGAATATAAATAACATGGATGCAGTAGGTCTGGTAAAATCAGGAGATACAGGGTTAGCTCGACGGAGTTCGTCCAAGCCAATGTCTGGACATAAAAAGGGACAAGCAAATGTTACAAAGCCAAAGCGTTCAAAATCCTTCCTCTATGAACAAGTCGAGAAGAAGTTAACTGGGTTTCATTCTGCTCCTGTGGGAAAACCAAAACGTGATTCAAAGGACACACAAAATGTTGCTCGGCGTCTTCTCCCAGAGCTGATGGGCAAGAAGATGCCAGCCACAGTTTCCATACAGAAGTGGTTGTAA
- the LOC135495436 gene encoding uncharacterized protein LOC135495436 isoform X1: MTWEIQALYSLGAAEQNARSPKVRHRVRGTASSNSESHHNQYEMGCLILIISTRYCGLNGSTDVMELHVDGDTSQDRGDKESKLNVDRYPVDPRLIMDTLIDISQEESDKQLFQPRVEMLLDSPQENPENARFHGWITFPIFYQKPSVNNERRKRKSNLYSGPAEMEDFYLFKKKPYVLLPDYWHPGVMWRSVVESDTYRYVDDNGCYRYLKTNAALGKDQSELNGQFQRRTLPLAPTRREIQQEITRDLRHVVESHEEQTSSYTPTNNIELHDSVSGPIKLVVEKLGKPDDNPHPVSEPGDYLGDAVGVDQSDCPFQLPSMDVPLLSKAFADRLMENFSSKISVLEEQIRKDAKIKMLQKSTESTTPNIVQYRRSSLQDLTPETINAISQSNYPGLDKKGSFPQSTFEVIKVFSDPGKKPQKFPLKPLEKVTPGMRQVVDMHKMQIAHLRYNSVKGNSDNCITTGYSFNDSEVNPIHLKDDEKVKLDSHTPKDKYLNINNMDAVGLVKSGDTGLARRSSSKPMSGHKKGQANVTKPKRSKSFLYEQVEKKLTGFHSAPVGKPKRDSKDTQNVARRLLPELMGKKMPATVSIQKWL; the protein is encoded by the exons ATGACGTGGGAAATTCAAGCCCTG TACAGTTTGGGGGCAGCCGAGCAGAATGCACGGTCACCAAAAGTGAGGCATCGCGTACGGGGCACCGCAAGTAGCAACTCGGAGTCGCATCATAACCAGTATGAAATGGGCTGCCTGATCTTGATCATATCAACTAGATACTGTG gGTTGAATGGATCCACTGATGTCATGGAACTTCATGTAGATGGTGACACATCTCAAGATAGGGGTGATAAAGAGTCAAAACTAAATGTGGACCGATATCCTGTTGACCCAAGACTAATAATGGATACTCTCATAGATATCAGCCAGGAAGAGAGTGACAAACagttattccagccaagagtgGAGATGCTTCTTGATTCTCCACAAGAAAATCCAGAGAATGCTAGGTTTCATGGTTGGATTACATTTCCGATATTTTATCAGAAGCCTTCAGTGAATAATGAACGGAGAAAGCGGAAATCCAATCTGTATTCTGGTCCTGCAGAAATGGaggatttttatttgtttaagaAAAAGCCCTATGTGCTCTTACCTGATTATTGGCATCCCGGTGTAATGTGGCGATCAGTTGTTGAATCGGACACTTACAGATATGTTGATGATAATGGCTGCTACAGATATTTGAAAACTAATGCAGCATTAGGCAAAGATCAATCTGAACTGAATGGTCAGTTTCAAAGAAGGACCCTTCCTCTTGCTCCAACTCGGAGGGAGATTCAGCAGGAGATTACAAGAGATTTACGTCATGTTGTAGAATCTCATGAAGAACAGACCAGCTCTTATACCCCAACGAATAACATTGAACTTCATGACTCTGTTTCTGGTCCAATAAAATTGGTTGTTGAAAAATTAGGTAAGCCAGACGACAATCCCCATCCTGTGTCTGAGCCTGGTGATTATCTGGGGGATGCCGTAGGAGTAGACCAGTCTGACTGTCCATTTCAGCTCCCGTCTATGGATGTGCCTCTTCTCAGTAAGGCTTTTGCTGATCGCCTGATGGAGAATTTCTCCTCTAAGATATCTGTATTAGAGGAACAAATTCGAAAGGATGCAAAAATTAAGATGCTGCAAAAATCAACCGAGAGTACAACACCAAATATTGTTCAATATCGTAGATCGTCATTACAGGATTTGACGCCTGAAACTATTAATGCTATTAGTCAATCAAATTATCCAGGTTTAGATAAAAAGGGTTCATTTCCACAAAGCACATTCGAAGTTATCAAAGTTTTCAGTGACCCAGGAAAAAAGCCGCAGAAATTTCCTCTGAAACCTTTGGAGAAAGTGACTCCAGGCATGCGCCAAGTTGTTGACATGCATAAAATGCAAATTGCCCATTTACGTTATAACTCAGTGAAAGGAAATAGTGACAACTGTATCACTACCGGGTATTCCTTTAATGATTCTGAGGTCAACCCAATTCATCTCAAAGATGATGAAAAAGTCAAATTAGATTCCCACACTCCAAAAGACAAGTACCTGAATATAAATAACATGGATGCAGTAGGTCTGGTAAAATCAGGAGATACAGGGTTAGCTCGACGGAGTTCGTCCAAGCCAATGTCTGGACATAAAAAGGGACAAGCAAATGTTACAAAGCCAAAGCGTTCAAAATCCTTCCTCTATGAACAAGTCGAGAAGAAGTTAACTGGGTTTCATTCTGCTCCTGTGGGAAAACCAAAACGTGATTCAAAGGACACACAAAATGTTGCTCGGCGTCTTCTCCCAGAGCTGATGGGCAAGAAGATGCCAGCCACAGTTTCCATACAGAAGTGGTTGTAA
- the LOC135495436 gene encoding uncharacterized protein LOC135495436 isoform X5, giving the protein MELHVDGDTSQDRGDKESKLNVDRYPVDPRLIMDTLIDISQEESDKQLFQPRVEMLLDSPQENPENARFHGWITFPIFYQKPSVNNERRKRKSNLYSGPAEMEDFYLFKKKPYVLLPDYWHPGVMWRSVVESDTYRYVDDNGCYRYLKTNAALGKDQSELNGQFQRRTLPLAPTRREIQQEITRDLRHVVESHEEQTSSYTPTNNIELHDSVSGPIKLVVEKLGKPDDNPHPVSEPGDYLGDAVGVDQSDCPFQLPSMDVPLLSKAFADRLMENFSSKISVLEEQIRKDAKIKMLQKSTESTTPNIVQYRRSSLQDLTPETINAISQSNYPGLDKKGSFPQSTFEVIKVFSDPGKKPQKFPLKPLEKVTPGMRQVVDMHKMQIAHLRYNSVKGNSDNCITTGYSFNDSEVNPIHLKDDEKVKLDSHTPKDKYLNINNMDAVGLVKSGDTGLARRSSSKPMSGHKKGQANVTKPKRSKSFLYEQVEKKLTGFHSAPVGKPKRDSKDTQNVARRLLPELMGKKMPATVSIQKWL; this is encoded by the coding sequence ATGGAACTTCATGTAGATGGTGACACATCTCAAGATAGGGGTGATAAAGAGTCAAAACTAAATGTGGACCGATATCCTGTTGACCCAAGACTAATAATGGATACTCTCATAGATATCAGCCAGGAAGAGAGTGACAAACagttattccagccaagagtgGAGATGCTTCTTGATTCTCCACAAGAAAATCCAGAGAATGCTAGGTTTCATGGTTGGATTACATTTCCGATATTTTATCAGAAGCCTTCAGTGAATAATGAACGGAGAAAGCGGAAATCCAATCTGTATTCTGGTCCTGCAGAAATGGaggatttttatttgtttaagaAAAAGCCCTATGTGCTCTTACCTGATTATTGGCATCCCGGTGTAATGTGGCGATCAGTTGTTGAATCGGACACTTACAGATATGTTGATGATAATGGCTGCTACAGATATTTGAAAACTAATGCAGCATTAGGCAAAGATCAATCTGAACTGAATGGTCAGTTTCAAAGAAGGACCCTTCCTCTTGCTCCAACTCGGAGGGAGATTCAGCAGGAGATTACAAGAGATTTACGTCATGTTGTAGAATCTCATGAAGAACAGACCAGCTCTTATACCCCAACGAATAACATTGAACTTCATGACTCTGTTTCTGGTCCAATAAAATTGGTTGTTGAAAAATTAGGTAAGCCAGACGACAATCCCCATCCTGTGTCTGAGCCTGGTGATTATCTGGGGGATGCCGTAGGAGTAGACCAGTCTGACTGTCCATTTCAGCTCCCGTCTATGGATGTGCCTCTTCTCAGTAAGGCTTTTGCTGATCGCCTGATGGAGAATTTCTCCTCTAAGATATCTGTATTAGAGGAACAAATTCGAAAGGATGCAAAAATTAAGATGCTGCAAAAATCAACCGAGAGTACAACACCAAATATTGTTCAATATCGTAGATCGTCATTACAGGATTTGACGCCTGAAACTATTAATGCTATTAGTCAATCAAATTATCCAGGTTTAGATAAAAAGGGTTCATTTCCACAAAGCACATTCGAAGTTATCAAAGTTTTCAGTGACCCAGGAAAAAAGCCGCAGAAATTTCCTCTGAAACCTTTGGAGAAAGTGACTCCAGGCATGCGCCAAGTTGTTGACATGCATAAAATGCAAATTGCCCATTTACGTTATAACTCAGTGAAAGGAAATAGTGACAACTGTATCACTACCGGGTATTCCTTTAATGATTCTGAGGTCAACCCAATTCATCTCAAAGATGATGAAAAAGTCAAATTAGATTCCCACACTCCAAAAGACAAGTACCTGAATATAAATAACATGGATGCAGTAGGTCTGGTAAAATCAGGAGATACAGGGTTAGCTCGACGGAGTTCGTCCAAGCCAATGTCTGGACATAAAAAGGGACAAGCAAATGTTACAAAGCCAAAGCGTTCAAAATCCTTCCTCTATGAACAAGTCGAGAAGAAGTTAACTGGGTTTCATTCTGCTCCTGTGGGAAAACCAAAACGTGATTCAAAGGACACACAAAATGTTGCTCGGCGTCTTCTCCCAGAGCTGATGGGCAAGAAGATGCCAGCCACAGTTTCCATACAGAAGTGGTTGTAA
- the LOC135495436 gene encoding uncharacterized protein LOC135495436 isoform X2, with the protein MSTAIANDVGNSSPGLNGSTDVMELHVDGDTSQDRGDKESKLNVDRYPVDPRLIMDTLIDISQEESDKQLFQPRVEMLLDSPQENPENARFHGWITFPIFYQKPSVNNERRKRKSNLYSGPAEMEDFYLFKKKPYVLLPDYWHPGVMWRSVVESDTYRYVDDNGCYRYLKTNAALGKDQSELNGQFQRRTLPLAPTRREIQQEITRDLRHVVESHEEQTSSYTPTNNIELHDSVSGPIKLVVEKLGKPDDNPHPVSEPGDYLGDAVGVDQSDCPFQLPSMDVPLLSKAFADRLMENFSSKISVLEEQIRKDAKIKMLQKSTESTTPNIVQYRRSSLQDLTPETINAISQSNYPGLDKKGSFPQSTFEVIKVFSDPGKKPQKFPLKPLEKVTPGMRQVVDMHKMQIAHLRYNSVKGNSDNCITTGYSFNDSEVNPIHLKDDEKVKLDSHTPKDKYLNINNMDAVGLVKSGDTGLARRSSSKPMSGHKKGQANVTKPKRSKSFLYEQVEKKLTGFHSAPVGKPKRDSKDTQNVARRLLPELMGKKMPATVSIQKWL; encoded by the exons ATGTCTACGGCAATTGCGAATGACGTGGGAAATTCAAGCCCTG gGTTGAATGGATCCACTGATGTCATGGAACTTCATGTAGATGGTGACACATCTCAAGATAGGGGTGATAAAGAGTCAAAACTAAATGTGGACCGATATCCTGTTGACCCAAGACTAATAATGGATACTCTCATAGATATCAGCCAGGAAGAGAGTGACAAACagttattccagccaagagtgGAGATGCTTCTTGATTCTCCACAAGAAAATCCAGAGAATGCTAGGTTTCATGGTTGGATTACATTTCCGATATTTTATCAGAAGCCTTCAGTGAATAATGAACGGAGAAAGCGGAAATCCAATCTGTATTCTGGTCCTGCAGAAATGGaggatttttatttgtttaagaAAAAGCCCTATGTGCTCTTACCTGATTATTGGCATCCCGGTGTAATGTGGCGATCAGTTGTTGAATCGGACACTTACAGATATGTTGATGATAATGGCTGCTACAGATATTTGAAAACTAATGCAGCATTAGGCAAAGATCAATCTGAACTGAATGGTCAGTTTCAAAGAAGGACCCTTCCTCTTGCTCCAACTCGGAGGGAGATTCAGCAGGAGATTACAAGAGATTTACGTCATGTTGTAGAATCTCATGAAGAACAGACCAGCTCTTATACCCCAACGAATAACATTGAACTTCATGACTCTGTTTCTGGTCCAATAAAATTGGTTGTTGAAAAATTAGGTAAGCCAGACGACAATCCCCATCCTGTGTCTGAGCCTGGTGATTATCTGGGGGATGCCGTAGGAGTAGACCAGTCTGACTGTCCATTTCAGCTCCCGTCTATGGATGTGCCTCTTCTCAGTAAGGCTTTTGCTGATCGCCTGATGGAGAATTTCTCCTCTAAGATATCTGTATTAGAGGAACAAATTCGAAAGGATGCAAAAATTAAGATGCTGCAAAAATCAACCGAGAGTACAACACCAAATATTGTTCAATATCGTAGATCGTCATTACAGGATTTGACGCCTGAAACTATTAATGCTATTAGTCAATCAAATTATCCAGGTTTAGATAAAAAGGGTTCATTTCCACAAAGCACATTCGAAGTTATCAAAGTTTTCAGTGACCCAGGAAAAAAGCCGCAGAAATTTCCTCTGAAACCTTTGGAGAAAGTGACTCCAGGCATGCGCCAAGTTGTTGACATGCATAAAATGCAAATTGCCCATTTACGTTATAACTCAGTGAAAGGAAATAGTGACAACTGTATCACTACCGGGTATTCCTTTAATGATTCTGAGGTCAACCCAATTCATCTCAAAGATGATGAAAAAGTCAAATTAGATTCCCACACTCCAAAAGACAAGTACCTGAATATAAATAACATGGATGCAGTAGGTCTGGTAAAATCAGGAGATACAGGGTTAGCTCGACGGAGTTCGTCCAAGCCAATGTCTGGACATAAAAAGGGACAAGCAAATGTTACAAAGCCAAAGCGTTCAAAATCCTTCCTCTATGAACAAGTCGAGAAGAAGTTAACTGGGTTTCATTCTGCTCCTGTGGGAAAACCAAAACGTGATTCAAAGGACACACAAAATGTTGCTCGGCGTCTTCTCCCAGAGCTGATGGGCAAGAAGATGCCAGCCACAGTTTCCATACAGAAGTGGTTGTAA
- the LOC135495436 gene encoding uncharacterized protein LOC135495436 isoform X4, protein MTWEIQALVGLNGSTDVMELHVDGDTSQDRGDKESKLNVDRYPVDPRLIMDTLIDISQEESDKQLFQPRVEMLLDSPQENPENARFHGWITFPIFYQKPSVNNERRKRKSNLYSGPAEMEDFYLFKKKPYVLLPDYWHPGVMWRSVVESDTYRYVDDNGCYRYLKTNAALGKDQSELNGQFQRRTLPLAPTRREIQQEITRDLRHVVESHEEQTSSYTPTNNIELHDSVSGPIKLVVEKLGKPDDNPHPVSEPGDYLGDAVGVDQSDCPFQLPSMDVPLLSKAFADRLMENFSSKISVLEEQIRKDAKIKMLQKSTESTTPNIVQYRRSSLQDLTPETINAISQSNYPGLDKKGSFPQSTFEVIKVFSDPGKKPQKFPLKPLEKVTPGMRQVVDMHKMQIAHLRYNSVKGNSDNCITTGYSFNDSEVNPIHLKDDEKVKLDSHTPKDKYLNINNMDAVGLVKSGDTGLARRSSSKPMSGHKKGQANVTKPKRSKSFLYEQVEKKLTGFHSAPVGKPKRDSKDTQNVARRLLPELMGKKMPATVSIQKWL, encoded by the exons ATGACGTGGGAAATTCAAGCCCTGGTAG gGTTGAATGGATCCACTGATGTCATGGAACTTCATGTAGATGGTGACACATCTCAAGATAGGGGTGATAAAGAGTCAAAACTAAATGTGGACCGATATCCTGTTGACCCAAGACTAATAATGGATACTCTCATAGATATCAGCCAGGAAGAGAGTGACAAACagttattccagccaagagtgGAGATGCTTCTTGATTCTCCACAAGAAAATCCAGAGAATGCTAGGTTTCATGGTTGGATTACATTTCCGATATTTTATCAGAAGCCTTCAGTGAATAATGAACGGAGAAAGCGGAAATCCAATCTGTATTCTGGTCCTGCAGAAATGGaggatttttatttgtttaagaAAAAGCCCTATGTGCTCTTACCTGATTATTGGCATCCCGGTGTAATGTGGCGATCAGTTGTTGAATCGGACACTTACAGATATGTTGATGATAATGGCTGCTACAGATATTTGAAAACTAATGCAGCATTAGGCAAAGATCAATCTGAACTGAATGGTCAGTTTCAAAGAAGGACCCTTCCTCTTGCTCCAACTCGGAGGGAGATTCAGCAGGAGATTACAAGAGATTTACGTCATGTTGTAGAATCTCATGAAGAACAGACCAGCTCTTATACCCCAACGAATAACATTGAACTTCATGACTCTGTTTCTGGTCCAATAAAATTGGTTGTTGAAAAATTAGGTAAGCCAGACGACAATCCCCATCCTGTGTCTGAGCCTGGTGATTATCTGGGGGATGCCGTAGGAGTAGACCAGTCTGACTGTCCATTTCAGCTCCCGTCTATGGATGTGCCTCTTCTCAGTAAGGCTTTTGCTGATCGCCTGATGGAGAATTTCTCCTCTAAGATATCTGTATTAGAGGAACAAATTCGAAAGGATGCAAAAATTAAGATGCTGCAAAAATCAACCGAGAGTACAACACCAAATATTGTTCAATATCGTAGATCGTCATTACAGGATTTGACGCCTGAAACTATTAATGCTATTAGTCAATCAAATTATCCAGGTTTAGATAAAAAGGGTTCATTTCCACAAAGCACATTCGAAGTTATCAAAGTTTTCAGTGACCCAGGAAAAAAGCCGCAGAAATTTCCTCTGAAACCTTTGGAGAAAGTGACTCCAGGCATGCGCCAAGTTGTTGACATGCATAAAATGCAAATTGCCCATTTACGTTATAACTCAGTGAAAGGAAATAGTGACAACTGTATCACTACCGGGTATTCCTTTAATGATTCTGAGGTCAACCCAATTCATCTCAAAGATGATGAAAAAGTCAAATTAGATTCCCACACTCCAAAAGACAAGTACCTGAATATAAATAACATGGATGCAGTAGGTCTGGTAAAATCAGGAGATACAGGGTTAGCTCGACGGAGTTCGTCCAAGCCAATGTCTGGACATAAAAAGGGACAAGCAAATGTTACAAAGCCAAAGCGTTCAAAATCCTTCCTCTATGAACAAGTCGAGAAGAAGTTAACTGGGTTTCATTCTGCTCCTGTGGGAAAACCAAAACGTGATTCAAAGGACACACAAAATGTTGCTCGGCGTCTTCTCCCAGAGCTGATGGGCAAGAAGATGCCAGCCACAGTTTCCATACAGAAGTGGTTGTAA